The sequence ACGGTCCAGCCTAGGCGGCGCAGGGCCATCCAGGCATTCGACGGCAGTTTCCGGCCCTCGCCGTCCTCACCCGAGGCGAGGGTATCCACGTCGGCTGCGTTCCCGCGCGCGGCCATCAGCTCGGTGGCCATACCGGAGATCAGATCAGCGGCCCATCCCACGCGCTCCGCGAGTGCAGTCGCGGTCAGGACTTCACAAGTCTCCTCATCCACACCCCTACACAGGAGGCCACGGGCGCAAGAGGTACGGGACGTCTCGCCGCTCGCGAGCGGAATTCTCCGACCCACAGTCCCGCCCCTCCCCACCCGTGATGCTGTCATCGGATCAACGACACCACTGCGGAAGAGTCACACATTCGACCCACGTACCTACATGCGACAGCCGCACCTAGCAGGCCGACCGCCGACCGCACATAGACGATCACTACGGATACCTGATTCATCACGTGAGCCAGCCTGCCCCACGGCGGGAGTCATCCCTCGGCGATCACCACGGCCGAGGCGATACCGGCGTCGTGGCTGAGCGAGATGTGCCAGGACTTCACGCCCAGGGCGAGCGCCCGGGCCTCGACCGTCCCGGACACCCGCAGCCGCGGTTGTCCGGAGGGTTCGACGCAGACCTCGGCGTCGGTCCACAGCAGCCCGGCGGGCGCGCCGAGCGCCTTGGCGAGTGCCTCTTTGGCGGCGAACCGCGCGGCGAGCGAGGCGGTCCCGCGCCGCTCGCCGCTCGGCAGCGTCAACTCGGCCTCGACGAAGAGCCGTTGTGCCAGGTTCGGCGTACGCTCCAACGCCGCGCCGAACCGGTCGATCTCCGCGACGTCGATCCCCACGCCGATAATCACAATGAACCAGCCCTACTCAGCCACTCACTCCACGGTCACCACTGCGCCCATTGTCGGCGACCTGCTCCGCTCGCTCCGCTCACTCCACAGTCACCACTGCGCCCGATTCGTCGATGACCTGCTCCGCTCACTCCACAGTCACCGACTTGGCGAGGTTGCGCGGCTGGTCCACCTCGTTGCCCCGCGCCGTCGCCAGCTCGCACGCGAACACCTGCAACGGCACCGTCGCCACCAGCGGCTGGAGCAGCGTCGGCGTCGCCGGGATGCGGATCAGGTGGTCGGCGTACGGGACGACCGCCTCGTCGCCCTCCTCCGCGATCACGATGGTGCGCGCCCCGCGCGCCCGGATCTCCTGGATGTTCGACACGATCTTGTCGTGGAGCACCGACCGGCCGCGCGGCGACGGTACGACCACCACCACCGGCAGGTCCTCCTCGATCAGCGCGATCGGGCCGTGCTTGAGCTCGCCCGCCGCGAAGCCCTCGGCGTGCATGTACGCCAGCTCCTTGAGCTTGAGCGCGCCCTCCAGGGCCACCGGGTAGCCGACGTGCCGCCCCAGGAAGAGCACGGTGTCCTTGTCGGCCAGGGACCGCGCGAGCGCCCGTACCGGCTCCATGGTCTCCAGGACGGTGTCCACGGCGGCGGCGATGTCCGACAGCTCCCGGATCACCGCCTCGATCTCGTCGCCCCACTTGGTGCCCCGGACCTGCCCGAGGTAGAGGGCGACCAGGTAGCAGGCCACCAGCTGCGTCAGGAAGGCCTTGGTCGAGGCGACGGCCACCTCGGGTCCGGCGTGCGTGTACAGCACGGCGTCGGATTCGCGGGGGATCGTCGAGCCGTTCGTATTGCAGATGGCCAGCACCTTGGCCCCCTGCTCGCGCGCGTGCCGGAGCGCCATCAGGGTGTCCATGGTCTCGCCGGACTGCGAGATCGCGACCACCAGCGTCCGCTGGTCCAGGATCGGATCGCGGTAGCGGAACTCGCTCGCCAGCTCCGTCTCGCACGGGATGCGGGTCCAGTGCTCGATGGCCAGCTTCGCGATCATGCCCGCGTGGTAGGCCGTACCGCAGGCCACGATGACGACCTTGTCGACCTCCCTGAGCACCGAGGCGGGGATGCGCACCTCGTCGAGGGTCAGCGAGCCGTTCGCGTCGATCCTGCCCAGGAGGGTGTCGGCGACAGCCTTCGGCTGCTCCGCGATCTCCTTGAGCATGAAGTAGTCGTAACCCCCCTTCTCGGCCGCCGAGGCGTCCCAGTCCACGTGGTACGCCCGCACGGTCGCGGCCGAACCGTCGAAGTTGGTCACCGAGACCCCTTCGCGGCGAAGCTCGACGACCTGGTCCTGCCCCAGCTCGATCGCGGACCGGGTGTGGGCGATGAACGCGGCCACGTCCGAGGCGAGGAAGTTCTCACCTTCTCCAACGCCCACCACCAGGGGCGAGTTCCGGCGGGCGCCGACCACCACGTCCGGCTCGTCGGCGTGCACGGCGACCAGGGTGAAGGCGCCCTGAAGCAGCCGGCACACCTGTCGCATGGCCTCCGCGAGGTCCCCGGCGGCGGCGAAGTGCTCGGCCAGCAGATGGGCCACGACCTCGGTGTCGGTCTCGGACTCCAGCCGGTGGCCGCGCTCGGCGAGTTCGGTGCGCAGCGCGGCGAAGTTCTCGATGATGCCGTTGTGTACGACGGCCACCCGGCCGGAGTTGTCCAGGTGGGGGTGGGCGTTGACGTCGGTGGGCCCGCCGTGGGTCGCCCACCGGGTGTGCCCGAGGCCCGTGGAGCCGGCCGGCAGCGGTCGCCCGACGAGTTCCTTCTCCAGGTTGACGAGCTTGCCGGCCTTCTTCACGGAGACGAGGTCCCCGTCGGCGAGGACGGCGACGCCGGCCGAGTCGTAGCCGCGGTACTCCAGCCGCTTGAGTCCGGCGATGACCACATCGAGCGCCGACTGCGCTCCCACGTAACCCACAATTCCGCACATAGGCAGCAGGGTACGCCGTAGTCAGCTGTCTGCCCGGTACCTGAACAAGACGAAACCCCGCCCCGGCGAATGCGCCGGAGCGGGGTTGACGTTCACCTCGCGAGAGGTCAGACGAGCTTCTTGCCCTGCGCCTCGATCAGCGTCTTCGGGAACACGGCGGTACCCGTCAGGCTGATCGACGAGAGGGTGGCCAGCGTGTTGCCCTTGCGCGCCACGGTCAGCAGGACGGTGCTCTTGTCGCCGTCCTCCAGGTCCATGGTGAGGACGAAGCTGACGGACTCGTCGCCCACGGAGACGGTCTCGCCGGGCTTGACGCTGTCGAACTTGGTGACCTCGGTGCCCTCGGTGACCGAGAAGCCGCCCGCGCACGCCTGGCCGGCCGACTTGATGGACGCCAGCGTCTCCTCGGCACCCTTGGCGTCGTACGAGGAGAGGCCGGTCAGCGTCGTGGTGATGCCGATGGCGTTCGTGATCGCCGCCGCCTTCTCCTCGGCGGTCGCGTCCGGGCCGACCTCCTTCGGCTTGGCGCCGAAGGCCGTGAGCGCGACACCGGTGGGCGTGCCGATCTTCTGCTGGCCGTAGGCCTGGAGCAGCACCTTGCACTCGGGCTTGTCGGTGGTGCCCACGGCGGCGCCGGACGCGGAGGCCTTGGTCGCCGCGTCCTTCGCCTCGATGTAGTCGGGCAGCTCGGCCTGCGTGACGAGCAGCGGAGCCAGCTCGGCGTCCGTCTTGCCCTTCGCGGCGGGCGCGGCCGACGCCGCCGGGGCGGACGGCTTGGCGTCCGCCTTCTTGTCGTCGGCCTTGTCGGCGCCGCAGGCGGTGGCGAGCAGGGTCAGGGACACCGCGGAGGCGGTCAGGACGGAACGGCGGACAAGAGCGGAACGCACGAAGAATCTCCCCCAGGAAGTACACAGACGGCGCACGGACAGTGCACAGAAAACAGTCAGGGCAGCCCGAAGGAAGTACTCCGGGGCTGCGGTGATCCACAATGTACGGCTCCGACCGATCGCCTGATCGACATTTTCGGCCGTCGGCGCCGATCGTGACCCGGGCGAGATCCGCGCTGCCCCCAATCGAGACCGGAGCCCCTACAACCCCGGCGCCTCACGCCCCCGGCGGCCCTACCGGCCCCTCGCCCCCCTGCACCAGCCCCCGCGCACGTGACCGACCACACCACCCACAACCGCCGCCGAGCCCCGACAATGGCGGTGTGATCACTTCGCCGCCACGAAGCAGCACGCCGGACAGCGCAACGGAGCGCACCGGTCCGGGCGGGCCTTCCGGGCGCCCGGCCCACCGCCGGGCCCCCGACGCCTCCCCGTACGTCGACCTCACCCGCGCCGAGTGGAGCGCCCTGCGCGAGCGCACGCCGCTACCGCTCACCGCCGACGAGGTGGAGCGGCTGCGCGGCCTCGGGGACGTCATCGACCTCGACGAGGTCCGCGACGTCTACCTCCCGCTCTCCCGCCTCCTCAACCTGTACGTCGGTGCCACCAGCAACCTCCGCGGCACCCTGAACACCTTCCTCGGCGACGCGGGCAACGGCCACGGCGCGCAGCAGGGCACCCCCTTCGTCATAGGGGTCGCCGGCTCCGTGGCCGTCGGCAAGTCCACCGTGGCCCGGCTGCTCCAGGCGCTGCTCGCCCGCTGGCCCGAGCACCCGCGCGTGGAGCTGGTCACCACCGACGGTTTCCTGTACCCGATGAAGGAGCTCCAGCGCCGCGGGCTCACCTCGCGCAAGGGTTTCCCGGAGTCCTACGACCGCCGCGCGCTCACCCGCTTCGTCGCCGACATCAAGGCCGGCAAGGACGAGGTGCGGGCCCCGGTCTACTCGCACCTGATCTACGACATCGTCCCGGGCGAGGAGCTCGTCGTACGCCGCCCGGACATCCTCATCGTGGAGGGCCTCAACGTCCTCCAGCCGGCCCTCCCGGGCAAGGACGGCCGGACCAGGGTGGGTCTCGCCGACTACTTCGACTTCAGCGTGTACGTGGACGCGCGCCCCGAGGACATCGAGCGCTGGTACCTCAACCGGTTCCGGAAGCTGCGCGAGACGGCGTTCCAGAATCCTTTCTCCTACTTCCGCAAGTACACGCAGGTCTCCGAGGAGGAGGCCCTGGAGTACGCGCAGACCATGTGGCGGACCATCAACAAGCCCAACCTGCTGGAGAACGTGGCCCCCACCCGCGGCCGGGCCACCCTGGTCGTCCGCAAGGGCCCGGACCACAAGGTGCAGAAGCTGAGCCTGCGCAAGCTCTAAGGGGTGTCCGGTGGGTCAGGGCCGCCCCGGGCTTCCCGACCCTGACCCACCGGACACCCCCTAGTGGTTATGGTGCGGGAATGCTGCATCTGCGGATGATCACCCCGCACCACCTCACCGAGCGGGTGGTGGCACTGATCGACCAGACGGTCGGCACCACCCATCTGGTCGTCCTCACGGGCGCCGCCCGCGACCCCGAGGGCGATCTCGTGCTGTGCGACGTAGCCCGCGAGGCGGCCGACGAGCTGCTGCAGGAGATGCGCAACCTCGGCATCGACAAGACCGGGTCGATCGCCGTCGAGAACATCGACCTGTCGATCTCCCGGCGCGCCGACGACGCGGAGGAGGAGGCACCGGGCGAGGCCGCCGACGCGGTGATCTGGGAACAGCTCGCCGAGTCGACGCACGAGGAATCCACCCTCACGATCACCTACAGCGCCTTCATGATCCTGGCGACGATGATCGCGGCCTGCGGTGTCGTGCTCGACAACGCCGTACTGATCGTGGGCGCGATGGCGGTCGGCCCCGAGTTCGGCCCGCTCGCCGGCGTCTGCACCGGTCTGGTGCAGCGCAGGCCCAGGCTCGCCGGGCGTTCGTTCTACGCGCTGGTGGTCGGTTTTACGGCGGCGATGGTGGCGACGACGGTCTTCAGTCTGGTGATGGACGCGCTCGGCCTCTTCCACGACCACCTGCTCGAAAACCCCCGGCCGAACACCAGCTTCATCTGGCAGCCCGACCCGTTCTCCTTCGTCGTGGCGCTGCTCGCCGGCGTGGCCGGCATGCTCTCGCTGACCTCGGCCAAAGCCGGTGCCCTCGTCGGCGTGGCGATCTCCGTCACCACGGTCCCGGCGGCCGCCAACGCCGCCGTGGCGCTCAGCTACGGCGATGTCGGCCAGATGTGGGGCTCGGGCATCCAGCTGGCCCTCAACCTGGGCGGCATCATCCTCTCGGGCACGCTCACCCTCATCGCCTGGAAACTGCTGTGGCGCACCCAGCAGAACCGGATGATCCGGAAGCCGGGTGCGCCAAGCAGGCCTGGCGGGGCCATTTAGCAGGTGTCGGGCTAGCCCAGCGCCGACTTGACCACGTCCGCGAGCCGCCCGGCGACCGCGCGGGCCTGCTCGATGTCGGCGGCCTCGACCATCACCCGGACGAGGGGCTCGGTACCGGACGGACGGAGCAGCACCCGTCCGGTGGTGCCCAGCTCGCGCTCGGCGTCGGCGACGGCCGCTGCCAGTTCGCCGGAGGTCGTGACCCGGGACTTGTCCACGTCGGGGACGTTGACCAGCACCTGCGGCAGTCGCTTCATGACGGCGGTGAGCTCCGCGAGGGAGGTGCCGGTGGCCGCGACCCGCGCCGCGAGCAGCAGGCCGGTCAGCGTGCCGTCGCCGGTCGTCGCGTGGTCGAGGATGATCACGTGGCCGGACTGCTCGCCGCCCAGCGCGTAGCCGTGCTCCTTCATCGACTCCAGCACGTAGCGGTCGCCGACGCCGGTCTGCACGACCTGGATGCCCTCGCCCTCCATGGCCAGCTTGAAGCCCAGGTTGGACATCACGGTGCCGACCACGGTGTTCTCGCGCAGCTGCCCGGCCTCGCGCATGGCGAGCGCCAGGACCGCGAGGATCTGGTCGCCGTCGATCTCGGCGCCCGTGCCGTCCACGGCCAGGCAGCGGTCCGCGTCCCCGTCGTGCGCGATGCCGAGGTCGGCGCCGTGCTCGACCACGGCCGCCTTGAGGAGGCCGAGGTGGGTGGAGCCGCAGCCGTCGTTGATGTTGAGGCCGTCCGGCTCGGCGCCGATCGTGACGATCTCCGCGCCGGCCCGGGTGAAGGCCTCCGGCGAGACGTACGCGGCCGCGCCGTGCGCCTCGTCCAGGACGATCTTCAGGCCGTCGAGGCGGTTGGGCAGGACACCGATGAGGTGGGAGACGTACTTCTCGAAGCCCTCGGTGTAGTCGGAGACGCGGCCGACGCCCGATCCGGTGGGCCGGTCCCAGGGAGCGCCGGTGCGGTGCTCCTCGTAGACCGACTCGATCCGGTCCTCCAGCTCGTCGGCGAGCTTGTGGCCGCCGCGCGCGAAGAACTTGATGCCGTTGTCCGGCATGGCGTTGTGGCTGGCGGAGAGCATCACGCCGAGGTCGGCGCCCAGCGCACCGGTGAGATACGCCACCGCCGGGGTGGGCAGCACACCGACGCGCAGGACGTCCACGCCCGCGCTGGCGAGGCCCGCGACGACCGCGGCCTCGAGGAACTCGCCTGAGGCCCGGGGGTCGCGGCCCACCACGGCGGTCGCCCGGTGTCCCGCGAAGGTGCCCGCCTCGGCCAGTACATGGGCTGCCGCGACGGAGAGACCGAGCGCGAGCTCAGCCGTCAGATCCGCGTTGGCGACGCCGCGTACACCATCCGTCCCGAAGAGTCGTCCCACTGTTGTCCTCCCGAGTTTCCGCTTGGCTTGTGACAGCTTGTAACCGCTTGTGACAGGTATTTGCCGCTTGTGGCGGTAAACGAACCGCCCCGGCAGCACGGAGAGTGCTGCCGGGGCGGTTTCGTTGCAGAACAGCAGGCGCAGATTAACGCTTGCTGTACTGCGGAGCCTTACGGGCCTTCTTGAGACCGGCCTTCTTGCGCTCGACCGCACGGTCGTCGCGGGAGAGGAAGCCGGCCTTCTTCAGCGCCGGGCGGTTGTTCTCGACGTCCGCCTCGTTCAGCGCACGGGCCACACCGAGGCGCAGGGCGCCGGCCTGGCCGGAGACGCCGCCACCCGAGATGCGGGCGATGATGTCGTAGCGGTTGTCCAGCTCAAGGAGCTTGAACGGCTCGTTGACTTCCTGCTGGTGCACCTTGTTGGGGAAGTAGTCCTCAAGGGTGCGACCGTTGATCTTCCACTTGCCGGTGCCCGGAACGATCCGGACGCGGGCGATGGCGTTCTTGCGACGGCCCAGGCCGGCGGCCGGCTGGGGGTCGCCGAAGCGGCCGGCAAGGGACTCGGAGGTGTAGTCGCCCTCGACGACAACCTCGGACTCGCTGGTGTACTCCTCGACGTTGCCCTCGAACTCGTCGACGGGGGTCGTCTCGGCGGTGGTCTCGGCCACGATGCTCCTCAGAATTTTCTACGTCTTAGGGGGTGGCCGGAACTACTGCGCGACCTGGGTGATCTCGAACGGCACCGGCTGCTGGGCAGCGTGGGGGTGCTGGTCGCCCGAGTAGACCTTCAGCTTCGAGAGCATCTGACGGCCCAGGGTGTTCTTGGGGAGCATGCCCTTGATGGCCTTCTCGACGGCCTTCTCCGGGTTGTTCGCCAGGAGGTCGTCGTAGCGCACGGAGCGGAGACCGCCCGGGTAGCCGGAGTGGCGGTAGGCCATCTTCTGGGTCGCCTTGTTGCCGGACAGGTGAACCTTGTCGGCGTTGACGATGATGACGAAGTCGCCCATGTCCATGTGGGGGGCGTAGGTCGGCTTGTGCTTGCCCCGCAGGAGGGCAGCGACCTGGGTCGCCAGACGGCCGAGGACAACGTCCTGGGCGTCGATGACGAGCCACTGGCGCGAGATGTCGCCGGGCTTGGGGCTGAACGTACGCACGCGTATGCCTTCGCTTCTTCAGTGGTGGTATCCCAAGGGCGCAAGCCCAGCGGGAAGGTCCTGACAGGGTCACCACGGACGATCACGACAGCCCTCGTCCACATCGGGGACGCAACCCGTGTGAACCGCTGGTCATCGGTCCGGTGGACCGGCGCAAGGCCCTTTCACGTGAGAATGAGAAAGCCAATACGCATAACAAACCAGCAGGATACCCAAGCAGACCCTTACGGGTCAAAACGCGGTCCGCGATGCCGATGGTGCTGGCGTCGCGGCGCACTCCGGTTCGGTCCTGAGTGGGGACCCCGCAGTTGTTACGGGCTCCAGAGTAACCCGCCCGGAGCGCAGCGCACGACGCGCCAGCAGAATCGCGAGCCCGCACAGCGTGAAGCAGTCCTTGAACGCCCGCCGCTTGGCCTCCAGCTCCGAAGGCCACGGAATGCCCGCCACCTGGGGCCCCAGGGCCGCCCAGAACCAGGGGGAACGGGGCATCGAGCCCGGCCGCACCGCGGAGGCCAGCAGCATCGGAACCACCACCAGCAGGTAGTGGTCGAAGGAGGGCCGCGACACCAGGAATGCGGCGAGCATCACCATCGACGCCGTCTCCACCAGCCGCAGCTGCCCCCCGTCGAGGTCGTCGGCCCGGCCGGTGCGCCGCCACCGCGCCCAGGCCGCCCACAGCCCGGCCACAGCGCCCGCGAACGCCACCAACACGGCCACCGCCGCCGGCACCCCCAGCCGCGGCAGCACCGCGATCGGCGACGCGTCCCACGGCAGCGCGTACGCGTCCTGCCCCTGGAGCAGGAAGGGCAGGGTCTTGGTGAAGAACAGCGACGGGCTCGGCATCATCAGCGCACCCGCCAGCGACATCCCCAGCGGCACCAGCACCGCCACCGCCAGCCCCCGCCACTGCCGGGCGAACAGGAAGAGCACCCCGATCGGCACCAGCATCGGCTTGCAGGCGATCGCCAGCCCGATCACCAGCCCGGCCGCCCCCCACGACCTGCGGTGGGCGAGCAGCAGCGCCACCGGCAGGGCCGCCGCCGAGATGGCCGTCCAGTTGCCGATCAGCACGAGGTTCACGTACGGCTTGTAGGCGATCGCGAACAGCGCGAAACCGCCGACCGCGAAGCGCGAGCGCAGCGGCACCGAGAACAGCCTCAGCGCCGCCCACCAGCCCGTGGCCAGCAGCCCGGTCATCCCGAGCGGCAGCACCCAGCGCAGCACCGTCTGCGGCAGCAGCGCCTCCGGCACCGCCATGATCACGGCACTGGGGAGGTAGAGGAACCGCTTGTCCTCGTACGGGGACCCGCCCGCCAGCAGGGTCTCGGCCGCCTTCACCACGAAGGCGTTGTCCGAGCCCCAGTTCGCGCGCAGGCTCGTGGAGACGCAGATGCCGAGGAGGACCGCGAGGGAGAGCGCCCGCCACGACCGGGATGCGGGCCGCAGCAGCCAGTCGGTCAGCTGGTTGCCCGTGTCCGGGCCGTCCCACTTCATGAGCCAGATGCTAGGCCGCAGGCCCACAACGCCTCTCCCTCGCCTCTGCCGAGGGGGTTGTCTCCCCCTAGCGCTTCCGGTCGACCCTACGTTCGTCCCACACGGGCTCCTGAGTCTCCCGCACAACACCGTCCGAACCGAAGACCAGGTAACGGTCAAATGTGCGCGCGAACCAGCGGTCGTGGGTGACGCACAGCACCGTGCCCTCGTACGCCTCCAGACCGTCCTGGAGCGCCTCCGCCGACTCCAGGTCCAGGTTGTCCGTCGGCTCGTCCAGCAGCAGCGCCGTGGTTCCGGCCAGCTCCAGCAGCAGGATCTGGAAACGGGCCTGCTGGCCGCCGGAGAGCTTCTCGAAGGGCTGGTCGCCCTGGCGCTCCAGCTCGTACCGGCGCAGGGCGCCCATCGCCTGGCCCAGGGGCTTCGCCGCCTCCGTCCACAGGATGTCGACGAGCGTGCGGCCGAACAGCTCCGGATGGGCGTGGGTCTGCGCGAAATGGCCGGGAACCACCCGTGCGCCCAGCTTCCAGGTGCCCGTGTGCTTGACCTCCTCGCCGGCCATCAGCCGCAGGAAGTGCGACTTGCCGGAGCCGTTCGAGCCGAGCACCGCGACCCGCTCCCCGTAGAACACCTCCAGCGAGAAGGGCTTCATCAGCCCGCTGAGCTCCAGGTTCTCCACGGTGAGCGCGCGCACGCCCGTGCGCCCGCCCTTGAGCCGCATCTTGATGTCCTGCTCGCGTGGCGGCTCCGGCGGCGGGCCGGCCTCCTCGAACTTCTGGAAACGGGTCTGCATCGCCCGGTAGCGCGAGGCCATGTCGGGGCTGGACGCGGCCTGGTTGCGCAGCCGCAGCACCAGGGCCTTCAGCCGGGCGTGCTCCTCGTCCCAGCGCCGCTTCAGCTCCTCGAAGCGTGCGAAACGCTCCTTGCGGGCGTCGTGGTACGTGTCGAAGCCGGCGCCGTGGACCCATACGTCCGTGCCCATGGGGCTCGGCTCCAGGCTGATGATCTTCTCGGCGGCCTGGGTGAGCAGCTCCCGGTCGTGGCTGATGAAGAGCACCGTCTTGCGGGTGGCCCGCAGCTGCTCCTCCAGCCACCGCTTGCCCGGCACGTCGAGGTAGTTGTCCGGCTCGTCGAGGAGCAGCACCTCGTCCGGGCCACGCAGCAGCGCCTCCAGCACGAGCCGCTTCTGCTCACCGCCCGACAGCGTGCGCACCTCACGGAACTGTGCGCTGTCGTACGGGATGGCCAGCGCGGCCATGGTGCAGACGTCCCAGAGGGTCTCCGCCTCGTAGCCCTGGACGTCCGCCCAGTCGCTCAGCGCCTGCGCGTACGCCATCTGCGCGGCCTCGTCGTCGACGGTGAGGATCAGCTGTTCGGCGCGGTCCACGGCCTTCGCGGCCTCCCGGATCCGCGGCTGGGACACCGAGACCAGCAGGTCCCGTACGGTCGTCTCGTCCCGTACGGAGCCCACGAACTGCGACATCACGCCAAGGCCGCCGCTGAGGGTGACCCCGCCGCCGTGCGGCTGGAGCTCACCGGAGATCAGCTTCAGCAGGGTGGTCTTGCCGGCCCCGTTCGCCCCCACCAGGGCGACCACCGAACCCTCCCCCACCCGGAAGGAGACGTCGGGGAGCAGGACCCGCCCGTCGGGAAGGTAGTACTCCAGGTGGCTGGCTTCGAGATGTCCCATGCGGGGCATTGTCCAGGTCCGGCCGCGATCCGCCCAAACGGATTAGGCAGCGGGTCAGCAGCAGCCGGCCCCGGGGAGCGTCCGCAGGTTGCGGGCTTCCTTGCTGCGGGCGGCCAGCAGCTCGTCGGCCGGGTAGCCGACCTCCTCCAGGGTCAGCCCGTGCGGCTTGACCACGTGCACCGAGGAGTCCCGTACGGCCGCCGCGAGCACCTTGCCGGGCCAGTCGGTGGGCCGGTGTCCGTCCCCGACGTGCAGCAGCGCGCCGACCAGCGAGCGGACCATGTTGTGGCAGAAGGCGTCGGCCCGCACGGTCGCCGTGATGATCCCGTCCTCGGCGCGCTCCCAGCTGAGCTGCTGGAGCGTACGGATGGTCGTGGCGCCCTCGCGCTTCTTGCAGTAGGCGGCGAAGTCGTGCTCGCCGAGCAGCGGGGCGGAGGCCTCGTTCATGGCGTCCACGTCGAGCGGCCACTGGTGCCACAGCACGTGGCCGCGGCGCAGCGGGTCGACCCCGCCCTGGTGGTCGCCCACGCGGTACGCGTAGCGGCGCCAGATGGCCGAGAAGCGCGCGTTGAAGCCCTGGGGGGCCTCGGCCACCTTCCACACCCGTACGTCGTGCGGCAGCCGGCCGGCGAGACGGCGCAGCAGCTTGTCGTGGTGCTCGGCCCACACCTCCTCGGCCAGGTCGAACTGCGCGACCTGCCCGCGGGCGTGCACACCGGCGTCGGTCCGCCCGGCGACGGTCAGCTCGACCGGCTCGGACAGCCGCATCACGGTCCGCAGGGCCGACTCCAGCTCGCCCTGCACGGTCCGCAGCACGCGCTGCTTCGCCCAGCCGGAGAAGTCCTTGCCGTCGTAGCTCAGGTCCAGCCGCACCCGGACGTGCCCGGGCTCCACCTCGTCACTCACGTGACAAATCCTCTCAGAGATACGCGAACGCAGAACGGGCCCGCCCCGGTAAGGGGGCGGGCCCGTTCAGAGCCGATCAAGCGGGCTCGATCCCGAAGGATCAGGCCTCCTTGGTCTCCTCGGCGGGGGTCTCGACAGCCTCCGCCTCCTTGACCGCGCGCTTGGTGGCGGCCTCGGCCTCACCAGTGGCCTGCTGGGCGACCGTAAGGGCCTCGACCAGCTCGATCACGGCCATCGGGGCGTTGTCGCCACGACGGTTGCCGATCTTGGTGATGCGCGTGTAACCACCGGGGCGGTTCTCGTAGCGCGGGGCGATCTCGGTGAACAGCGTGTGCACGATGCTCTTGTCCGTGATCGTCTGCAGCACCAGGCGACGGTTGTGGATGTCGCCCTTCTTGGCCTTGGTCACCAGACGCTCGGCGTAGGGACGCAGGCGACGGGCCTTGGCCTCGGTGGTGGTGATGCGGCCGTGCTCGAAGAGCGACTTCGCGAGGTTCGCGAGGAGGTGCTTCTCGTGCGCGGCGCTGCCGCCCAGACGGGCACCCTTTGCGGGACGCGGCATGGTCTTACTCCTTCATATCTGCACCGGCCGTGTCAGGTACCGGTGTCAGTTCCCCCGAGGCGGATGCCGCGGGAAAGCAATCAAGCCCGGCCGGCGGTCGAGGCCAAAGGCCTCAGCCGCCGGCGACGGGAAGAATCAGTACTGCTCGGTCTCGACGAAACCCGCATCGGCGTCGTCGTCCGCGCCGAACGCGTCGGCGGCGGCGGTCGGGTCGAATCCGGGCGGGCTGTCCTTGAGGGCCAGGCCCATGCCGGCAAGCTTCGCCTTGACCTCGTCGATCGACTTCGCACCGAAGTTGCGGATGTCGAGCAGGTCGGCCTCG comes from Streptomyces sp. NBC_01408 and encodes:
- a CDS encoding holo-ACP synthase; translated protein: MVIIGVGIDVAEIDRFGAALERTPNLAQRLFVEAELTLPSGERRGTASLAARFAAKEALAKALGAPAGLLWTDAEVCVEPSGQPRLRVSGTVEARALALGVKSWHISLSHDAGIASAVVIAEG
- the glmS gene encoding glutamine--fructose-6-phosphate transaminase (isomerizing), whose product is MCGIVGYVGAQSALDVVIAGLKRLEYRGYDSAGVAVLADGDLVSVKKAGKLVNLEKELVGRPLPAGSTGLGHTRWATHGGPTDVNAHPHLDNSGRVAVVHNGIIENFAALRTELAERGHRLESETDTEVVAHLLAEHFAAAGDLAEAMRQVCRLLQGAFTLVAVHADEPDVVVGARRNSPLVVGVGEGENFLASDVAAFIAHTRSAIELGQDQVVELRREGVSVTNFDGSAATVRAYHVDWDASAAEKGGYDYFMLKEIAEQPKAVADTLLGRIDANGSLTLDEVRIPASVLREVDKVVIVACGTAYHAGMIAKLAIEHWTRIPCETELASEFRYRDPILDQRTLVVAISQSGETMDTLMALRHAREQGAKVLAICNTNGSTIPRESDAVLYTHAGPEVAVASTKAFLTQLVACYLVALYLGQVRGTKWGDEIEAVIRELSDIAAAVDTVLETMEPVRALARSLADKDTVLFLGRHVGYPVALEGALKLKELAYMHAEGFAAGELKHGPIALIEEDLPVVVVVPSPRGRSVLHDKIVSNIQEIRARGARTIVIAEEGDEAVVPYADHLIRIPATPTLLQPLVATVPLQVFACELATARGNEVDQPRNLAKSVTVE
- the coaA gene encoding type I pantothenate kinase, with the protein product MITSPPRSSTPDSATERTGPGGPSGRPAHRRAPDASPYVDLTRAEWSALRERTPLPLTADEVERLRGLGDVIDLDEVRDVYLPLSRLLNLYVGATSNLRGTLNTFLGDAGNGHGAQQGTPFVIGVAGSVAVGKSTVARLLQALLARWPEHPRVELVTTDGFLYPMKELQRRGLTSRKGFPESYDRRALTRFVADIKAGKDEVRAPVYSHLIYDIVPGEELVVRRPDILIVEGLNVLQPALPGKDGRTRVGLADYFDFSVYVDARPEDIERWYLNRFRKLRETAFQNPFSYFRKYTQVSEEEALEYAQTMWRTINKPNLLENVAPTRGRATLVVRKGPDHKVQKLSLRKL
- a CDS encoding DUF389 domain-containing protein, whose translation is MLHLRMITPHHLTERVVALIDQTVGTTHLVVLTGAARDPEGDLVLCDVAREAADELLQEMRNLGIDKTGSIAVENIDLSISRRADDAEEEAPGEAADAVIWEQLAESTHEESTLTITYSAFMILATMIAACGVVLDNAVLIVGAMAVGPEFGPLAGVCTGLVQRRPRLAGRSFYALVVGFTAAMVATTVFSLVMDALGLFHDHLLENPRPNTSFIWQPDPFSFVVALLAGVAGMLSLTSAKAGALVGVAISVTTVPAAANAAVALSYGDVGQMWGSGIQLALNLGGIILSGTLTLIAWKLLWRTQQNRMIRKPGAPSRPGGAI
- the glmM gene encoding phosphoglucosamine mutase, whose amino-acid sequence is MGRLFGTDGVRGVANADLTAELALGLSVAAAHVLAEAGTFAGHRATAVVGRDPRASGEFLEAAVVAGLASAGVDVLRVGVLPTPAVAYLTGALGADLGVMLSASHNAMPDNGIKFFARGGHKLADELEDRIESVYEEHRTGAPWDRPTGSGVGRVSDYTEGFEKYVSHLIGVLPNRLDGLKIVLDEAHGAAAYVSPEAFTRAGAEIVTIGAEPDGLNINDGCGSTHLGLLKAAVVEHGADLGIAHDGDADRCLAVDGTGAEIDGDQILAVLALAMREAGQLRENTVVGTVMSNLGFKLAMEGEGIQVVQTGVGDRYVLESMKEHGYALGGEQSGHVIILDHATTGDGTLTGLLLAARVAATGTSLAELTAVMKRLPQVLVNVPDVDKSRVTTSGELAAAVADAERELGTTGRVLLRPSGTEPLVRVMVEAADIEQARAVAGRLADVVKSALG
- the rpsI gene encoding 30S ribosomal protein S9, which translates into the protein MAETTAETTPVDEFEGNVEEYTSESEVVVEGDYTSESLAGRFGDPQPAAGLGRRKNAIARVRIVPGTGKWKINGRTLEDYFPNKVHQQEVNEPFKLLELDNRYDIIARISGGGVSGQAGALRLGVARALNEADVENNRPALKKAGFLSRDDRAVERKKAGLKKARKAPQYSKR